The Cystobacter fuscus DSM 2262 genome includes a region encoding these proteins:
- a CDS encoding DUF2381 family protein, with amino-acid sequence MLTSSPAVLLLLALLADVSATTQPSLPDCEASPHRLELLAAPTDKVPEVCVSPDLPTTFRFDSPLPPGGVELQERERFEDVSMGTRSLTVIPPEDLRSGERLKLVVRFTDGAAPRSATFELVSHPARAARQVEVFRNRRTVEDYQQEVKEKEARIRQLQTELVRMQAEGCGLGITGLIASGLLKVDEQNAQGVMAKILMNVSTSPSANALIERTVISYRSTTIARGEKDKDVMRVAVAMLMENRGTEPWTAKDAALLVGKGQDVKEAKVWQLAPIPPGQTDLVMVETEMLAQEARGTFTLKLWDENGDRLVTRGGVTFP; translated from the coding sequence GTGCTCACCTCGTCCCCCGCCGTGCTCTTGCTCCTGGCGCTCCTCGCGGATGTCAGCGCTACCACGCAGCCATCTCTCCCGGACTGTGAGGCGTCGCCACACCGGCTCGAGCTGTTGGCGGCTCCCACCGACAAGGTGCCAGAGGTGTGCGTCAGCCCCGACCTTCCCACCACCTTTCGGTTCGACTCGCCGCTGCCACCGGGTGGGGTGGAGTTGCAAGAGCGAGAACGCTTCGAGGACGTGTCAATGGGGACGCGAAGCCTCACCGTCATCCCCCCGGAAGATCTCCGGTCCGGGGAACGGCTCAAACTGGTGGTGCGATTCACGGATGGTGCCGCCCCAAGGAGCGCCACCTTCGAGCTGGTGAGCCACCCGGCACGGGCCGCGCGGCAGGTGGAAGTCTTCCGCAATCGGCGCACCGTTGAGGACTACCAGCAAGAGGTCAAGGAGAAGGAGGCCCGAATCCGGCAGCTTCAAACGGAGTTGGTGCGAATGCAGGCGGAAGGGTGCGGGCTGGGCATCACGGGGTTGATCGCCAGCGGGCTGTTGAAGGTGGACGAGCAGAACGCGCAAGGCGTCATGGCCAAAATCCTCATGAACGTCAGCACCAGCCCCTCGGCCAACGCGCTCATCGAGCGAACCGTCATCAGCTACCGCTCCACCACCATCGCGCGCGGGGAAAAAGACAAAGACGTGATGCGGGTGGCCGTGGCGATGCTCATGGAGAACCGCGGCACGGAGCCCTGGACAGCGAAGGATGCGGCGTTGCTGGTGGGAAAAGGCCAGGACGTGAAGGAGGCGAAGGTGTGGCAGCTCGCGCCGATTCCGCCGGGCCAGACGGACCTCGTCATGGTGGAGACGGAGATGCTGGCGCAGGAGGCGCGGGGCACCTTCACCCTCAAGCTGTGGGACGAGAACGGCGACCGGCTTGTCACCCGGGGCGGAGTGACCTTCCCGTGA
- a CDS encoding serine/threonine protein kinase, protein MRPAELLACGAMNERDTPDLPPGTNVNGAIIEELVERGGYGTVYRARDKLTGILFALKFVPLHRARQWAEREGILAMPFQHKNLVQQVGFSYWPPVLPEFFCLKMIYVEGRPLDVWAWEENPDTWAVVGKVVGVARGLAVAHDKQVVHRDVKEANILVREEDGEPVLVDFGAARREGQTTLTEGLFPPGTPHYRSPEAWRFGLEHWDDRRVTYRPGKADDQYALGVVLYRLLTRRFPFEVAWEDEASVQAIIHQEPLPPHIVNPNVPLVVSDVCMKLLEKTPEKRYPSVLELVKELSHLQARADASWQVPLHDGPHGPRRGRRAAAARKKPEAAEPSVEPTPATPTPATVAQVPVQAMALQALRRAAVWMAVLVGVALAGGWLARRWTPESPSVASSAPSPTWKSLPGQEVAPPWSPPEIERAAAPPPAKQTPAVVASLVTRPKDDALKKPQAPSPPGDKKQKGTLSTVARWCVGAAAAANTACPGAQVRPAPEAEPCPAGAVETMETLDIGIGSTGLVTLTLEDAQPITVREGVTSAWLVYGGSPRSVPGTHWKLPEKTILSGRLHFGDGRAYVRYTEARTPTGDTFKVCLEAGAEGRSGVPVKPDGGPETAKVYSSIAVEAVRRFE, encoded by the coding sequence ATGCGCCCCGCGGAGCTGCTAGCGTGTGGCGCCATGAACGAGCGGGACACGCCGGACCTGCCGCCCGGCACGAACGTCAACGGCGCGATCATCGAGGAGCTGGTGGAACGTGGGGGCTACGGCACCGTGTACCGGGCACGGGACAAGCTGACGGGCATCCTGTTCGCCCTCAAGTTCGTCCCGCTCCACCGGGCCAGGCAGTGGGCCGAGCGCGAGGGCATCCTCGCCATGCCTTTCCAACACAAGAACCTCGTGCAGCAGGTGGGCTTCAGCTACTGGCCGCCCGTGCTGCCCGAGTTCTTCTGCTTGAAGATGATTTACGTCGAGGGCCGCCCGCTCGACGTGTGGGCCTGGGAAGAGAACCCCGATACGTGGGCCGTGGTGGGCAAGGTGGTGGGGGTGGCGCGCGGGCTGGCCGTGGCGCATGACAAGCAGGTGGTCCACCGGGACGTGAAGGAAGCCAACATCCTCGTGCGCGAGGAGGATGGGGAGCCGGTGCTGGTGGACTTCGGGGCCGCCAGGCGTGAGGGGCAGACCACCCTCACCGAGGGCCTGTTCCCCCCGGGGACGCCCCACTACCGCAGCCCGGAGGCGTGGCGTTTCGGCCTGGAGCACTGGGACGACCGGCGAGTCACCTACCGGCCCGGCAAGGCGGACGACCAATACGCGCTGGGCGTGGTGCTCTACCGGTTGCTCACCCGTCGTTTTCCCTTCGAGGTGGCGTGGGAGGACGAGGCCTCGGTGCAGGCCATCATCCACCAGGAGCCCCTGCCGCCGCACATCGTCAACCCCAACGTGCCGCTGGTGGTGAGTGACGTGTGCATGAAGCTCTTGGAGAAGACGCCGGAGAAGCGCTACCCGAGCGTCCTGGAGTTGGTGAAGGAGCTGTCGCACCTGCAGGCCCGTGCGGATGCGTCCTGGCAGGTGCCCCTGCATGACGGCCCCCATGGACCGAGGCGAGGCCGCCGGGCAGCCGCGGCGCGGAAGAAGCCCGAGGCGGCCGAGCCCTCCGTGGAGCCCACTCCGGCGACACCGACTCCGGCCACGGTGGCGCAGGTGCCCGTGCAGGCCATGGCGCTCCAGGCGCTTCGGCGTGCGGCGGTGTGGATGGCCGTGCTGGTGGGCGTGGCCCTCGCCGGGGGGTGGCTCGCGCGACGGTGGACGCCCGAGTCCCCATCCGTGGCGTCCTCCGCCCCCTCCCCAACGTGGAAATCACTTCCTGGTCAGGAAGTGGCGCCCCCGTGGTCGCCACCGGAGATTGAGCGGGCCGCAGCTCCGCCCCCGGCGAAGCAAACCCCTGCGGTCGTCGCCTCGCTGGTGACGCGACCCAAGGACGACGCCTTGAAGAAGCCGCAGGCTCCCAGCCCCCCGGGGGACAAGAAGCAGAAGGGGACCCTCTCAACCGTGGCCAGGTGGTGTGTCGGTGCCGCCGCTGCCGCCAACACGGCGTGTCCTGGTGCTCAGGTGCGTCCCGCCCCCGAAGCCGAGCCGTGCCCGGCGGGTGCCGTCGAAACCATGGAAACGCTCGACATCGGCATTGGGAGCACGGGCCTCGTCACCCTCACCCTCGAAGACGCCCAACCCATCACCGTACGCGAGGGCGTCACATCCGCGTGGTTGGTTTATGGGGGCAGTCCCCGATCAGTGCCAGGTACTCATTGGAAGTTGCCAGAGAAGACCATCCTCTCTGGCCGACTCCATTTCGGAGACGGTCGCGCCTATGTCCGTTACACCGAGGCCCGAACACCCACGGGGGACACGTTCAAGGTCTGCCTGGAGGCGGGGGCCGAGGGTAGAAGTGGCGTCCCAGTGAAGCCTGATGGCGGACCAGAGACCGCCAAGGTCTACTCCTCCATAGCCGTGGAGGCGGTACGCCGTTTCGAGTAG